One Nicotiana tomentosiformis chromosome 1, ASM39032v3, whole genome shotgun sequence genomic window, tcgatttggactcgagctcggtaatgacttcgagcttGGTATTCGATCGGTCCCAGAAATTTGAGCTCGgtaacctggcttcggatctcatacctgatattatgaagatgaccttcggtccattatgttccaatcttgactaatcatacaaAAGTTGAAACcgattttgaccatatacagatagtcccctcgttccTCGGGAAGActgtggcgagaaacgacatgattttcaaGCGGTATGACTCgatatacactgacgtttgcatcgatcCCGACCAAGACGTACGTGAAAGATATCTCGTCGGTTCAGtaaccaaggcattaaatgcgtgtcagGCGATGGTCGGCCATTGCTGATATTGGACCGTCATTGTCAAGCCTACAAATAGCTCCTTTTTTTACcatttttttacttttacatcttcaattcccaaatcttctaagttctttCTTGCGTCTTTTGAGTTCTTCATCTGTAAATCTGTGATTTTCACTACAAAATCTCTCTTTAAAATACCAAACCTTCGTCATCTCCTTCTATTTTCAATCTTTAAATCCAAACGGCGAAAATATCGAAAATTGTTCCCCCAAAAGAAGGTGCTTCTTCTTCGCCACCTGccggcgacaaaacaccggtggagccacgaccgGAGGAGTGCATTCCCGGGGatgtgttcttacttctgattttaagATCGATAAAGCCTCGTCGGTTCCCGGTCTAAGTgaaccagtatcgaggtatatgtgctcgataactaAGGGACACCTTGAGCAGTTCAGGAAAAATTGTAACTGGAAGAATaaagaagtgataatcccggctTCTGAAGAAGATATTGCTACTCATgcgaaagggtttttaagtgtgtacacttaccctttcacgttgggtcccctcAATCTTGTTGTCAtcgatttttgccgccaataccaaataactctaggccaaatccacccttctttttggcggatcgttattctgatccgcttcttcgtgaacaaagtcgaggggatgcctttcaccctcgaccacctcattagattgtacagcccccgtctctatcgaggtgggttaataaaactctagcGCCGGGCcaccaaagtgttgttctcgagcatatacgaggacaaggaccgaggctaGATGGGCCGGTTCGTTTGAGTaaagacttccgacctaatcccggccgagaagatgccatttcccaaagaatggaatatgaagcgtaagtacaatccTACAGCTAGCTCATATTGTTTTGCTCTTTCgtttctttctcaccgatatccctttttgtgatgtagcggttgcttgGATGCCTGGTGCTattcctaaccttaagagctgggtacggGACCTGACTTTGACCTCCACATATACCAAGCGCTTGTGGCGTGACTTATGAAAGGGCCGATGAGAGgctaaaaatcatggtaagcctcctCCCCATGCCTTCGATGATTCGAACAAACTTCGGCCCCGGTTCTGAAACCGGCAAATGACAATAacagaaaaagggcctctactgTCGAGGACCCAAAACttaagaggacggctcgtaagccgatgAAGAATACCATTTCCTTGACCGAAGAATCagttcggcgtctaagggataAAGACGAAGGATAAGAAGAAAACGACGGGCccatactggtggcccgagtgaagaaaaccatcgatgccccaaaggcagctggGTCGATGGCGTTTGATGAGGCTCCATCTCGAGCTGAGGGGATGTTGAAGAAGGACTCGGGAAAAGTCCCCGAGTCattggagatcgaggatgcccCCTACCGAAGTCAACAAACAGTTGGTATATCTGAAGGGGCCGGCCCTGAAACTCTTCGAACTAAGGAGAATGCCCCAAGCGACTTGCTTGGGCAATAATAATCAGAGACTCGCCTACTCTCCCTGCTTTTTCCAAAatggcgattcgggaagcccgagctttggggaccctcgagTTAGACGAGGCCCATGAGGGAGAGGACCCGTTTCACGATTTGTTTACCGGTATTGAGGATGCTGCCGGCTCGAGTGACGCGTTGGGTATTTTCTTCGAGGTTCAACAaaccctgaatcgggtaagtctcGATTCCCTTTGTTGATGTCATATATTTCCATTTTCTGcttaactttttctctttttcatatAAGCTTTAGCTCTTCATCAAGAGGAGTTTTCCAAGTCTCGAACGGAACTGAATCAACGTGAGGCCGACTTTCGAGGGCTTTCAGAAgagagaaatgccctcaaacttcttaatgggcagaaagaggaagagatcaaagatctccgagccgagttggccaaggcataccaagatcagaccgacctgaccgagcaggtaatgataatattaaaaactcatgggctcgattcgggaactGTGGCTAATATTTAGATCTCACAGCTACAGTAGAAGCTTGAGGTGATCGGGTTTCTTTGTGAGGAGGTAGATATGATaagggcggagaccttggggtggaaagaaggcatGGACCGCCTCGctacagaaaaagagactgctcgagcccaattatcttcggccgaaagtcaacttcaaggcatgaaggagaaaagcttggttcaagcaagaaaaatagagaggctcggttggcttccgaacttgccaaggccaaatctgaagccgaaaaagcaaaggccgaagcggatgcattcgtggccgtctatcagGCCGATGAtgaagccgctcaagtacaaGAAAAAAGGGCAGCCGAGACCACTCAAACTCAAgcatattgggttgctgaactcgccaaatgccaatctcggagggaaaccctcgaggggatccatgctcgaggtttcgatcttaccaaagagataaaaaaggctaaagagcttgaagGCGATGCCGGAGCCTTGGCTTcctatgatgatgatgatgatgtgagCAAGAGTGGGTCTGAGAGCAGGGATGAGCctgatggagaagagactgcccccggAGATAACCAGGAAACTTAGGGTGTTTTCCATTCTgattttttgtgtagggtcctgatcggacgttgtaaatactcttatatatatatataaagatatttTCCTTTCCTGACCTATCTCTGTTTTATTCTCttccttgtgaagattttatttcattcatgccttatgaaagttttcataagtttgaggccttaggcaatttgatcgaagtcggacCTTGTAATCTTTATAACCGAGTAAGCATTtgttcgaacttgaaataaaaagtagcccttagtcttaatagtcgagtgtatttggtttctcgaactcaaagtaaaagTAGCCCTCAGGCTTTATAGTAGAGTGAACGATTGCTCttactcgaagtaagagtatcccttaggcttagtagtcgagtgagtgcttgctcgaactcgaaataatgttagcccttaggctttaagttcgagtgagtgttttcccgaactcgaagtaagagtagaccTTAGGCtcagtagtcgagtgagtgtttgttcgaactcgaagtaagagtagcccttagtctTTAAtaatcaagtgagtgattgctcgaactcgaataatgtatcccgtaggcttagtagttgtcgagtgagtatttgctcgaactcgaaataatgtagcccgtagacttagtggtcgagtgagaattttgctcgaactcgaagtgatgtggcccttaggctttaatgatcgagtgagtggttgctcgaactcgaagtaatgtagcccgtaggctaagATAATCGTCGAGTGAGTTTTTGCTTGAACTCGATgtaagggtagcccttaggctttaatgattgagtgagtgattgctcgaactcggagtaatgTAGATCGTAGGCTTAGatagtcgagtaagtgattgctcgaactcgaaataagattagcccttaggctataaagatcaagtgagtgattgctcgaactcggagtaatgtagcccgtaggcttagatagtcgagtaagtgattgctcgaactcgaaataagattagcccttaggcttagtagtcgagtgagtgcttgctcgaactcgaagtaatgtagcccgtaggcttagtcgtcgttgatttttcagttggcagtccccgatttatggggtaatggtcggcccttaagccttcttgcataatagatcaagaaatagaggatggattctgagatatgagatatcggtaaaggagaaatttctctttatgtcattatacatgtgttcatgttttgtaccaAGGATCGAGCtaactacacgagcatggttcgttttgaccatttggctcttacaattttccctatcgaaaccctgttgtcatgaagtaactttTTTGCATCAAACTTGatgatcgaacttgatatattcgatggtaatgccccccagtattcgaggttgattgtaaagaggccttggatactgttgaatttattctaagttagcacgatcaatggttgcctcattaaaaaccttgccgaaaaacccatttgggatagaaccgatctaaggaaaaaagagtgcaacgcgtgctttcaggcctaatccATCCATGTTCctggtcgaactcctgcaagggttagtttcaaaatataaataaacatgggagggttgtaccttagcagtagtatcattttaggtgcgacacgttccaattgcttggtagttgtttgccgtttatcataccgagcttgtaggatcctttaccgatgatttcgagaacctgatacggtccttcccagttaggacccagttttccttcatttggatttcgggtgttgagggtgactttccttagcactaagtccccgattttaaaatatcaaaaattagttcttcgattataatacctttcgatctgcTATTTTTGAGCGGCTAATCGGACGAGAGCCGCTTCTCGTTTTTCGTCCAATAATTTTAGGCTTGTGTTCATCATCTCGTTATTCAACTCatttgttgcatatcaaaacctgatgctaggttctccgacctcaactaGAATAAGAGCTTCGGCACCATAAATCAACGAGAATGGTGTCGCTCCGGTACTCGATTTCGATGTtatacggtatgcccataggacttcgggtagtatttctctccattttcctttagcgttggttaatcttttcttaagattttggatgatggttttgttggtctaTTCGTcatgtccgttcccgctgggatgataaggtgttgataggatccttttgattttgtggtcttcgagaaatttggttactttgcttctgatgaattgctttccattgtcacatacaatctcggatggcatcccaaaccgacatatgatgtgatcccaaatgaagtttaTCACCTCATTTTCtctaactttctcgaaagcctatgcttcaacccatttagagaaataatcaatcataaacaaaataaactgagccttacctggggccggTGGGAGGGggtcgacgatgtccattccccatttcatgaaaggccaaggatctaggaccgagtggagaagttccccgggttgatgaatcatgggcgcatgtctttgacatttgtcgcattttcgaacgaactcccttgcatctttatccatatcgatccaatagtatcttgccttgattattttgtgGACCAATGAATAGGCACCAAAATGATTCCcataagtgccctcgtgaatctcacgcagaatgtagtcggtatctcccggtcccaaaaatattgccagtggaccatcgaacgtccttctaaacagcgttccaTCATTGGCTAAGGTGAACCGTGCAGCTTTTGTGCGTAGAGTTTTCGATTTTGttggatctgatggaagtttcccgttcttgaagtactctatatatttgtttctccaatcccaggttagacttgtggagtttctctcggcatgaccttcttcgattaccgatttcatgagttgtacgatagtccccgagttgagttcgttaTCCTCGACCGaagaacctaagtttgcaagagtgtCATCCTCACTGTTCTGTTCTCGAAGCAcgtgttgtaaagtccattccttaaatcggtgtagagtcacttgtaatttatccaagtatctctgcattcaatcttctcggacttcaaaattcccgtttacttgatttaccacaatgagggaatcacatttagccaCTATGACCTCGGTTCCCAAACTTCTAGCTAATTCGAGGCCTGCAATCAcgacctcatactcggccttattgttagtcaatttatcagttttaatagactgtctaactacattacatgTGGGCGATTTTAGTATGATgcccagtccggacccctttgcgttcgaagcACCATTCGTAAAGAGGGCCCAAACTCCCGAAGTGGTACCCGATTTTATTAGTAATTccttttcaatctcgggtacgaaggccggcgtaaagtcagccacgaagtccgctaagatttgagatttgatagcggttcgaggCCGATACTCAATGTCGTACCCGCTgatctctatggcccatttggccagttgacctgaaagctcaggtttgtgtaaaatatttcgtagaggataagttgttacaatatgtatcggatggcactggaaataattttttagtttcctagaggcacttattaaagcaagcgctaatttttctaagtgcggatatctagtttcagccTCACCTAGAGTTCGACTGACATATAAATAGGTAATTGCGTACCTCgctcttctcgaattaggactcCACTTATCGCTATCTCTGAGACAGCTAGATacaggtaaagttgttcgtctgccttcgggTATAAAGAAACGGGGGGCTCGATAGATACCATTTTagctcttccaaagcctgctgacattccggagtacatgaaaaattgcttttctttttaagcaaagagaaaaatcggtggctcctatccgaggatctcgaaatgaactGTCCCAGGGCAGCTATCCATCCCGTTagcctttgcacggcctttacattatctaccatTGTTATGTCCTCgattgctttgattttatcggggttaatctcgattcctcgattggataccatgaacccgagaaacTTGCCCaagccaaccccgaaagcacatttttcgggattgagcttcatattgttcTCCCTTAGTATGtcaaaagtttcctgcaaatgctttaaatggtcctctgctcgcagggatttaactaacatctaatcaatataaacttccattgattttcctatttgcttttcgaacattctgtttactaggcgttgataagttgcaccagcatttttaggccaaatggcattacattataatagtaggtcccgtacttagtgataaatgaggtctttttctgatcctctgggttcatctgcatttggttgtacccggaataggcaacgagaaaactgagagtctcgtggccggccatggcatcgatgatacgatcgatattaggcaaaggaaaagagtccttagggcatgctttattcaggtctttataatctatatacattctaagtttgttcccctttttagggactacaaccacattttctagccattcggggtactttacttcccgaatggaccctattttaagaaatttggttacctcgtctttgatgaaagtgttacctcggactggggcctttttttttgttttaccgggTGGAATTTtaggtccaagcttagcttatgagtggtgattccctgagggatccctgtcatgtcaagatgggacctaGCAAAAaagtctatgttagctataagaaattgaataaggtttctcctgagctcgggatctagctccgtgcccaggtatacctttcgttcgggcagatattcaattagtatgacttgctccagttcttcgaccattgattgggtaacgtcggaatcatcgggggccatgaaggatcgagggaccctaTGTTGATCATCTTCGTCAGTTTTCTGATTCTATAATTGGGTCgaagctgacgtttgtgattgctatttggtattttgttcctccttcgaatctgatccttttgctgatgataatgatgatatcgggatcacttcatcgacgacaaatatttcttttgcggctggttgttccccGTAAACCATTTTaattccctccgatgttgggaacttcaaaacctggtggagggtcgagggtacaaccctcatattgtggatccacgttcttccgaaaagggcgttgtatctcatatcgccttcgaccAGGT contains:
- the LOC138907100 gene encoding uncharacterized protein; this translates as MAFDEAPSRAEGMLKKDSGKVPESLEIEDAPYRSQQTVALALHQEEFSKSRTELNQREADFRGLSEERNALKLLNGQKEEEIKDLRAELAKAYQDQTDLTEQADDEAAQVQEKRAAETTQTQAYWVAELAKCQSRRETLEGIHARGFDLTKEIKKAKELEGDAGALASYDDDDDVSKSGSESRDEPDGEETAPGDNQET